Sequence from the Candidatus Methylomirabilota bacterium genome:
GATCGAGAAGTACTGGAGACAGTCATGAAGGTCACCTACGACGAGGCCACGGATACCCTTACGGTCATCTTTCGGGACGCACCGGTTGCCGAGAGTGACGAAGACAAGCCCGGCGTGATCCTGGATTACGACCAGGCGGGAAACCTCGTATCCGTAGAGGTTCTCGAGGCCTCGAAGCGTGTACAAGAGCCCCGGTCGGTCACGCTGACGCTAGGCGCGCAGGGCTGAGCTGGGGATGAGCCAGCGGGGCGTGGATCCCGGCGTCGAGCCCGCGGCGGCGCGGATCCTCGAGGGGCTCAACGCGGCCCAGGTCGCCGGGGTCACCCACGACCAGGGGCCGCTCCTCATCGTGGCTGGCGCCGGAACGGGCAAGACCACCGTTCTGGCCCGGCGCATCGCCTATCTGATCGCCACCCGGCACGCCCGTCCCGAGGAGATCCTCGCGCTCACGTTTACCGACAAGGCGGCGCTCGAGATGGAGGAGCGCGTCGACGTGCTGGTCCCCTACGGCTACGCCGACGTCCGCATCTCGACCTTTCACGCCTTCGGCGACTGGCTCCTCCGGGAAAACGCGCTCGAGGTGGGGCTGACGCCGGCCTTCCGGGTCCTGAACCGGGCCGAGCAGGTGATCTTCCTGCGCGACCGCCTCTTCGAGCTGCCCCTCGCCCACTACCGCCCCCTCGGCGACCCCACCCGACACCTCCACGCGCTCCTCGCGCTCTTCGGCCGCGCCAAGGACGAGGACGTCTCACCCGAGGCGTACCTGGCGTACGCGGAAGCGCTGGCCACCGAGGCCGCCGGGGGCGCCGCCCCGAGCGGGCCGGACGACGCCGAGCGGCGCGACCGGGCTGCGCGCGACCTCGAGCTGGCCCGGGCCTACGCCACCTACCAGACGCTGATGGCTCGCGAGGGGTTCGTCGACTTCGGGGATCAGATCGTCTACGCGCTGCGCCTGTGCCGGGAGCGGCCCTATGTCCTGGCTCGCTACCAGCGTCGGTTCCGGTACATCCTGGTCGACGAATTCCAGGACACCAACTATGCCCAGTTCGAGCTGGTGAAGCTGCTGGCCGCCCGCCACCGGAACGTGACGGTCGTCGGTGACGACGACCAGGCCATCTTCCGCTTCCGGGGCGCCTCCATGAGCAACATCCTCGGCTTCGACCGCGCCTACCCGGACGCCCGCCGCGTGGTGCTCACCGCGAGCTACCGCTCCGGGCAACGGCTCCTCGACGCCGCCTACCGGCTCATCGGGCACAACAACCCCGATCGCCTGGAGGTCGCCGAGGGGATCGACAAGCGCCTGGTCTCCGCGGTCGGAGACGGATCCGACCCCGTCCACCTCCACTTCGAGACGGTGACCCAGGAAGCCGACCACGTGGCGGCGGCCATCGAGGCCGAGGTGGCGGCGGGGGCGGCGCGCTACGAAGACTTCGCCATCCTGGTCCGGTCCAACAACGACGCCGATGCCTTCCTCCGGTCCCTCAACATGCGCGGCATCCCCTGGACCTTCTCCGGAAACCAGGGACTCTACGGCCGCCCCGAGGTCCGGCTCCTCATCGCGTTCCTCCGGGTGGTGGCCCATCCCGACGACGCGGTGAGTCTCTTTCACCTCGCCGCCTCTCTCCTCTACGGCGTGCCGGCGGTGGACCTGACCCGCTGCGGCACCTACGCCGACCGGCGGCACCGCTGGCTCTTCGACGTCCTGCGGGGGCTCGACGGCCTCGGCGAGGTGCGGGACGGTCTCTCGCCCGAGGGCCTGGAGGCGATCGGACGGCTCGTCAAGGACCTCGAGCGCTACATGACGCTGGCTGGCGAGCTCTCGGCGGGTGAGCTGCTGTATCGCTTCCTCGAGGACTCGGGGTGGCTCGCGCGGATGTCGAAGGCCGCGGGCGCCCGAGAGGAGGCCGAGGTCCAGAACGTCGCCAGGTTCTTCCGGCGCATCGGGGAGGCGGCGGCCGTGCTCCGGTCGGACCGGGTCCGGGAGTTCGTGAACCACCTCGATGCGCTCATCGAGGCCGGGGAGGACCCGGCGGTCGCGGAGGCCGAGGCCGACGTGCCGGCCGTCCGCCTCCTGACCGTCCACAAGGCCAAGGGGCTCGAGTTTCCCGTGGTCTTCGTGGTCGGGCTCGTCCAGGGTCGGTTCCCGTGGCCCAGCCGGGCCGACGTCCTGGAGCTCCCGGACGTGCTGGTCAAGGACGTGCTTCCCGCGGGCGACTTCCACATCCAGGACGAGCGCAGGCTCTTCTACGTGGCCATGACCCGCGCCAGGCGCGCCCTCTTCCTGACGTCGGCCCGCGACTACGGGGGGAGGCGGGAGCGCAAGGTGAGCCAGTTCGTCCTGGAGGCGCTGGACCTCGGGCGCGATGCGGCCCGGCCGTTTCGGAACACGGCCCTGGAGGAGCTGCGGCGGGCGGCCGCCCCCCCGCAGTACGCCGATCCGGCCCTGGCCGAGGAGCCGCCCCTTCCCCCCGACGCTCCCCTCGAGCTCTCCCACCGGCAGGTCGACGACTACGAGACCTGTCCGCTCAAGTACCGCTACATCCACGTGCTCCGTGTGCCGATCCGGCGCCACCACGCGGTGGTCTACGGCGAGACCCTCCACCGCGCCGTCGAGCACTACTTGCGACGTCGCGCGGCCGGGCTCTACACGCCCCTGGAGGACCTCCTCGTCGTCTTCGAGCGGGAGTGGCGCAACGAGGGCTTCCTCACCTGGGCCCACGAAGCGGCCCGCAAGCAGGCCGGGCGGGCGGCGCTGACGCGCTTCTGGCACGAGGAGGAGGCGTCCGGGGCGAAGCCGACCCACGTGGAGCGCGAGTTCGGCTTCGCCCTGGGCCCCGACCGGGTACGCGGCCGCTGGGATCGCGTGGACGAGGCCGACGGAGCCGCGGTCATCATCGACTACAAGTCCTCGGACGTCCGCGAGCTGGAGCGGGCGGAGGTGCGGGCGGCCGAGAGCCTCCAGCTCAAGCTCTACGCGCTGGCCTGGCGGGAGATGGTCGGGCGCCTACCGGCCCGAGTGGAGCTACGGTTCCTCGAGTCCGGGGTGGTGGGTCGCGCCGTGCCCTCCGACGAGGACGCTGGCGAGGCCGCCGACGCCGTCAGGACCGCCGCGGCCGGCATCCGCGCCCGCCACTTCGCGGCGAAGCCCTCCTTCCAGGCCTGCCGCTACTGCGCCTACAACCAGATCTGTCCCTACACGGCCAGTCGCGCATAGCTCGCGGAGGGGGATCGCCACGACGCCCGGGGCCACCGGGACTCGTTCGCGCAGGTCGGCGGGTGCTCAGGCGAATGCGAGCGGCTCGCCGGCCTGGAACCAGCGGGGCGGGCGCCCCCGGAGAAACAGCTTGACCCGCCCGGTGCCGAGGACGGTCGCCGCGTCGTCCTCGACGCGCAGGAGTGTCCCTTCCTCGATGCCCACCACGGGATTGTCGCGCACCAGCAGGTACTCCCCGATCCGCTCGTCCCGGGTCTCGCTCCCCGGGGCCATGGCCGGATCGGTTTCCTTGTAGTGCGGATTGATGTTGAAGGGGACCAGGCTCAATGCCTCGAAGGCGGTGAACCCGACGACGTTCCAGTCGTTGGTCGTCAGGATGTTCGGGCCGGCGACGTTGGCGCCGGCGCTCGACCCGATGTACGGAAGCCCGGCCCGGACGCGCTCGCGGATCGCCGAGACAAGCCCCGACCCGGAGAGCCGCTCGAGGAGCGCGTAGGTGTTCCCGCCGCCCACGAAGACCGCCTCGGCCCGGGCCAGGGTGGGCAGGGGGTCGCGATCCCAGCGGAGGTGGTCGACGATGAGCCCGGTGGGCTCCGGCTCGAGAGCCGCCCGCGCCAGCGCGTGATACGACTCCTCGTCCTTGAGGGAGGCCGCGGTCACGAAGGCCAGGCGCCGGGCCGACCCGAGGAAGACGGCGATCGCTCCCCGGCAATGCTCCAGGAAAGGCCGACCGGAGTTGCTGATCAGGAGCACGCGCACGAGCGCGAGGATACCACACGGTATGGCGAGCGGTCGGGCCCGCGGCGGTCCGCCGCCTCCCCCTTGACGCTCGGGCGCCGCCTACCTTACGGTGACGGCGGGATCGACGCTTTCGCTCGAGGGAGACGTGCGCGCTGCACGCCGCGGGGCCGGGCGTGCGCAGGGAGGGTGCGATGGCCGAGACGGTCCGACGGGTGCAGTACTTCTACGTCATGTCCCCCGACAAGCCCGGCGAGGGGGCCCGGGCGCTCGACACCCTGAAAGAGGCCGGAGTGAACCTCCTCGCGTTCTCGGGGTTCCCGGCCGGCAAGCGCGCCCAGCTCGACTTCGTGCCGGAAGACCCGGCGGCGTTCCGGGCGGCCGCCCGGAAGGCGAAGTGGAAGGTGACCGGACCGAAGGTCGCCTTCCTGGTCGAGGGCGACGATCGCCCGGGGGTCGTGGCCGACATCCTGGGCAAGCTGGCCGCCGCCAAGGTCAACGTGACGGCGACGGACGCCGTCTGTGCCGGCGGCGGGCGCTTCGGCGTGCTCCTGTGGGTGAAGCCGAGAGACGTCAACCGGGCTGCCAAGGCGCTGGGGGCCGCCTAGGCTCATGCACATCGAGATCCGGCGCTGACTCATCTGACGGGACTTGCGCGCCCGGGCCGGGCGCCTGGCCACATCGATCGAGCAGACGCTGGGAGTGCGTCCCCGGATCCGGGTCGGCGGGTTCCAGGCCTTCGACGTCTACGTGGACGGCCGACTCGTCTACGGCCGGAAGCGGGACGGCGAGCTCCCGAGTGACGAGGCGATCCTCGCCCGCATCCGCTCGATAGAAGGAGGCTCGGCATGACCCATGACCTCGTGATCCGCGGCGGTCTCCTGGTGGACGGCACCGGGGCCCCCGCCCGTCGGGGCGACCTCGCGGTGAACGGCGACCGGATCGCCGGGCTGGGCGTCGTCGAAGACCGCGGCCGGTGGGAGATCGACGCCGGCGGGCTCGTCGTCACCCCCGGCTTCATCGACCCCCACACGCACTACGACGCCCAGCTCACCTGGGACCCCCTGGCGTCGTGCTCGTCGTGGCACGGGATCACCACCCTCGTGACGGGGAACTGCGGCTTCACGATCGCCCCCTGCCGGGCCGGGGATCGCGAGACCATGATGCGCATGCTCCAGTACGTCGAGGGCATGTCGCTGGGAGCGATGCAGAAGGGCATCCGCTGGGACTTCGAGGGCTTTGACGAGTACCTGGACGTGCTCGAGCGTAGCGGGCTGTGGGTGAACGTGGGCGCGCTCCTCGGCCACTCGGCGATTCGGCAATACGTGATGGGCGACGCCGGGTGGGAGCGCGCCGCCTCCGACGACGAGATCGAACGGATGGCGGCGGTCGTCCGCGAGGCGATGGCGGCGGGCGCCCTGGGCCTCTCGTCGTCCGCCAACACGAACCACGTCGGCGACCGCGGCCGACCGGTGCCGAGCCGGCTCGCCGAGGAGCGGGAGCTGACGCGGCTGGTGGCGACCATGGGCGAGACCGGCCGCGGCATCCTGGAGCTGACCATCGGAGGGACGCGCGCCGACCGGGTCGCGGAGGTCGACCGCTTCGCCGAGCTGGCCCGGGCGGGCGGCCGGCCGATCACCCCGGTCTCGATCCGCCACAACCCCCTGCGCCCCGACGAGCACCGCCAGGTCCTGGCCCGCATCGAGGCGCTTCACCGGGAAGGGCTGCGTGTCTATCCCCAGGGCACCTGCTCGCCCCTCACCGCGACGTTCGACCTCACCGGCCCCTTCGTCTTTTATCGGTTCCCCGTGTGGCGGCGCGTGCTGGAGACGCCGGTCAGCGACTGGCGGACGCTCTTTCGCGATTCCGGGTTCCGCGACGAGTTCCGCGCGACCGTCGGCCGGTCGGCCCTCTTCACCGGAGACGCCTCCCCGTTGCGCGTCCACGCGGTCCGCTCGCCGGCGTTCGGCCACTTCGTGGGCCGGACGGTGGCGGCGGTCGCCCGGACGATGGGGAAGGAGATCGTCGACGCCTTCTTCGATCTCGCGCTCGACGACGACCTCAAGACCCAGTTCACGGTCGCGATCGTCAACACCGACGCGGCGGCGGTGGCCGAGATCTTCACGCACCCGCACACGCTGCTCGGCCTCTCCGACGCGGGGGCCCATCTCACCCTCTTCTGCGAGGCGGGTCAGACGAGCCGGCTCCTGGGGCACTGGGTGCGGGAGCGCCAGGCGCTCGCGCTCGAGGAGGCCGTGCGGCGGATCACCTCGATGCCGGCGGACGTGTTCGGCCTCCCGGACCGCGGGCGCCTCGCCCCCGGGCTGGCCGCCGACCTCGTCGCCTTCGACCCGGCCACGATCGCCGATCACCCGCCCGAGCTGGTCCACGACCTCCCGGACGGCGGGCCTCGGCTCGTACAGCGGGCGACCGGCATCGTCTGGTCGTTCGTCAACGGCCGGGCGGTGATCCGCGAGGGGCGGCTGCCGGAGGCCGGCGCCGGTCCCGGCCCGGGGCGCGTCCTCCGCCCGGCCTGACGGGCCGCTCCACATGTCCCGGGCTCGCTTCACGGTTCCGAAGGCGGCGGCGGCCCGGCTGGGGCGCGACCCGGCGACGATCCGCTACTTCACGGCGCCGGCGGTGAGGCCCGAGACGTAGTAGTCGAGGAAGAAGACGTAGAGGACGACGATCGGCACCGAGCCGAGCACGGCGCCGGCCATGAGCGAGCCCCAGAAGTAGATGTCGCCGCGGATCAGCTCGCTGGTCACCCCCACGCTGGCCGTGATCTCCTCCGAGGACGACGTGAAGGTCAGCGCGTAGATGAACTCGTTCCAGGAGAGCGTGAAGGCGAACAGGATGGCGCAGACCAGGCCCGGCACCGCGATGGGCAGCACGATGCGGAGCAGAGCCTGGATCCGGGTGGCGCCGTCGACCATCGCGCACTCCTCGACTTCCTTCGGCACCGTCCGGAAGTACCCCATCAGGAGCCACGTGCAGAACGGGACCAGGAAGGTCGGGTACGTCACCACCAGGGCCCACTTGGAGTCGGCCAGCCCGAGCCAGTGCACCACCTGGGCCAGCGGGAGGAAGAGCAGAGAGGTCGGCACCAGATAGGTGATGAAGATGCCGGTCCCGAACGTCTCGACGCCGAAGAACTTGAGCCGGGCCAGGGCGTAGGCGGCGACGGTGCCGATCAGGACCGAGATGGTCGTGGCGAGTACGGTGATGAGCACGCTGTTCTTGGTCCAGGTGAGGAAGGCGGTCTCCCAGAGCAGCTTCGCGTAGTGCTCGAAGGTCACCCCCTGGCGGATCAGGAGCGGCACCGAGTGGCGATCATAGAGCTCGCGGTCGGTCTTCAGGGAGGTCAGCGTCATGTGGTAGAAGGGGAACAGCGCGAAGACGAGGAACGGCACCAGTCCCAGGTGCAGGGCGATCTTCGTCAGCAACGGGCGCCGCCGGACCGCCATCAGTAGGCCTGCCGCCGCACGAACCTCAGGTGGACCCACACCACGAACACCAGGACCGGGAAGAGGTAGAGCGAGATCGCCGCGCCCTGGCCGATCTGCCCGGACTCCAGCCCGACCTGGCGGGCGAGGGTGGCGAAGAGGTGGGTGGAGTTGATGGGCCCGCCGTGGGTCAGCACGTAGACGATGTTGAAGTCGCTGAACGTGAAGATGGTCGAGAACAACACGACGATGGCCAGCACCGGGCTGAGCAGGGGCAGGGTCACGTGCCAGAAACGCGCCACCGGGCCGGCCCCATCCGCCTCGGCCGCCTCGTACAGCTCCCGGGGGATCGAGACCAGCCCGGCCAGGATGGTGATGGCGAAGAACGGCAGGCCACGCCAGACGTTCACGACCACCACCGCGGTCATGGCGTAGTATTTCTGACCCAGCCAGTTCGGACCGGGCGGGTCCATGACGCCCAGGTGGATGCCGGTCCAGTTCACCACGCTGTAGAGCGAGTTGAACATCCACCACCAGCCGAGCGTTGAGAGCGCGGTCGGGATGACCCACGGGAGCAGGACGGCGCCGCGGATCGCCCGCTTGAACCAGAGCTGCTGGTTCAGCAGCACGGCGAGGGAGATGCCCAGGACGAGCTTGAGGGCGACCGCCGAGCCCGTGAAGACGAAGGCGTTCTGAAAGGTCTGCCGGAACGCGTCGCTCTGCCAGAGGTTGACGAAGTTGCGGAGCCCGACGAAGTGGCTCGGACGGCCGATGAAGGCGTTCGACACGGCGAAGTAGAGCGCCATGCAGAAGGGGTACGCGACCAGCAGCACGAGCAGGAAGAGGGCGGGCGTGACGAAGAGCGGGCCCAGGACTTGCTCGCGGTCGAGCAGTTCCCGGACCCGCACCCGGAGCGGCAGCCGCACCGTGACGGCGATGTTGCCGACAGCCACGCGCGTCGCTACCCCGCCATGATCTTCTTCATCTCGGTCTCGGCCCAGGCGATGGCTTCCTTGTTGGGCGTGCCCGTCACCGCCTTGGCGAGCATGTTGGGGACGATGAACGAGTTGGTGATGAGCTGGATCTTGTCGGTCGGCGGCGCCGGCCAGCCGTAGAGATGGTACTGGACCCC
This genomic interval carries:
- a CDS encoding DUF2283 domain-containing protein yields the protein MKVTYDEATDTLTVIFRDAPVAESDEDKPGVILDYDQAGNLVSVEVLEASKRVQEPRSVTLTLGAQG
- a CDS encoding ATP-dependent DNA helicase; its protein translation is MSQRGVDPGVEPAAARILEGLNAAQVAGVTHDQGPLLIVAGAGTGKTTVLARRIAYLIATRHARPEEILALTFTDKAALEMEERVDVLVPYGYADVRISTFHAFGDWLLRENALEVGLTPAFRVLNRAEQVIFLRDRLFELPLAHYRPLGDPTRHLHALLALFGRAKDEDVSPEAYLAYAEALATEAAGGAAPSGPDDAERRDRAARDLELARAYATYQTLMAREGFVDFGDQIVYALRLCRERPYVLARYQRRFRYILVDEFQDTNYAQFELVKLLAARHRNVTVVGDDDQAIFRFRGASMSNILGFDRAYPDARRVVLTASYRSGQRLLDAAYRLIGHNNPDRLEVAEGIDKRLVSAVGDGSDPVHLHFETVTQEADHVAAAIEAEVAAGAARYEDFAILVRSNNDADAFLRSLNMRGIPWTFSGNQGLYGRPEVRLLIAFLRVVAHPDDAVSLFHLAASLLYGVPAVDLTRCGTYADRRHRWLFDVLRGLDGLGEVRDGLSPEGLEAIGRLVKDLERYMTLAGELSAGELLYRFLEDSGWLARMSKAAGAREEAEVQNVARFFRRIGEAAAVLRSDRVREFVNHLDALIEAGEDPAVAEAEADVPAVRLLTVHKAKGLEFPVVFVVGLVQGRFPWPSRADVLELPDVLVKDVLPAGDFHIQDERRLFYVAMTRARRALFLTSARDYGGRRERKVSQFVLEALDLGRDAARPFRNTALEELRRAAAPPQYADPALAEEPPLPPDAPLELSHRQVDDYETCPLKYRYIHVLRVPIRRHHAVVYGETLHRAVEHYLRRRAAGLYTPLEDLLVVFEREWRNEGFLTWAHEAARKQAGRAALTRFWHEEEASGAKPTHVEREFGFALGPDRVRGRWDRVDEADGAAVIIDYKSSDVRELERAEVRAAESLQLKLYALAWREMVGRLPARVELRFLESGVVGRAVPSDEDAGEAADAVRTAAAGIRARHFAAKPSFQACRYCAYNQICPYTASRA
- the pepE gene encoding dipeptidase PepE, whose amino-acid sequence is MRVLLISNSGRPFLEHCRGAIAVFLGSARRLAFVTAASLKDEESYHALARAALEPEPTGLIVDHLRWDRDPLPTLARAEAVFVGGGNTYALLERLSGSGLVSAIRERVRAGLPYIGSSAGANVAGPNILTTNDWNVVGFTAFEALSLVPFNINPHYKETDPAMAPGSETRDERIGEYLLVRDNPVVGIEEGTLLRVEDDAATVLGTGRVKLFLRGRPPRWFQAGEPLAFA
- a CDS encoding Rdx family protein: MRARAGRLATSIEQTLGVRPRIRVGGFQAFDVYVDGRLVYGRKRDGELPSDEAILARIRSIEGGSA
- a CDS encoding amidohydrolase family protein, which gives rise to MTHDLVIRGGLLVDGTGAPARRGDLAVNGDRIAGLGVVEDRGRWEIDAGGLVVTPGFIDPHTHYDAQLTWDPLASCSSWHGITTLVTGNCGFTIAPCRAGDRETMMRMLQYVEGMSLGAMQKGIRWDFEGFDEYLDVLERSGLWVNVGALLGHSAIRQYVMGDAGWERAASDDEIERMAAVVREAMAAGALGLSSSANTNHVGDRGRPVPSRLAEERELTRLVATMGETGRGILELTIGGTRADRVAEVDRFAELARAGGRPITPVSIRHNPLRPDEHRQVLARIEALHREGLRVYPQGTCSPLTATFDLTGPFVFYRFPVWRRVLETPVSDWRTLFRDSGFRDEFRATVGRSALFTGDASPLRVHAVRSPAFGHFVGRTVAAVARTMGKEIVDAFFDLALDDDLKTQFTVAIVNTDAAAVAEIFTHPHTLLGLSDAGAHLTLFCEAGQTSRLLGHWVRERQALALEEAVRRITSMPADVFGLPDRGRLAPGLAADLVAFDPATIADHPPELVHDLPDGGPRLVQRATGIVWSFVNGRAVIREGRLPEAGAGPGPGRVLRPA
- a CDS encoding carbohydrate ABC transporter permease, giving the protein MAVRRRPLLTKIALHLGLVPFLVFALFPFYHMTLTSLKTDRELYDRHSVPLLIRQGVTFEHYAKLLWETAFLTWTKNSVLITVLATTISVLIGTVAAYALARLKFFGVETFGTGIFITYLVPTSLLFLPLAQVVHWLGLADSKWALVVTYPTFLVPFCTWLLMGYFRTVPKEVEECAMVDGATRIQALLRIVLPIAVPGLVCAILFAFTLSWNEFIYALTFTSSSEEITASVGVTSELIRGDIYFWGSLMAGAVLGSVPIVVLYVFFLDYYVSGLTAGAVK
- a CDS encoding sugar ABC transporter permease; this translates as MAVGNIAVTVRLPLRVRVRELLDREQVLGPLFVTPALFLLVLLVAYPFCMALYFAVSNAFIGRPSHFVGLRNFVNLWQSDAFRQTFQNAFVFTGSAVALKLVLGISLAVLLNQQLWFKRAIRGAVLLPWVIPTALSTLGWWWMFNSLYSVVNWTGIHLGVMDPPGPNWLGQKYYAMTAVVVVNVWRGLPFFAITILAGLVSIPRELYEAAEADGAGPVARFWHVTLPLLSPVLAIVVLFSTIFTFSDFNIVYVLTHGGPINSTHLFATLARQVGLESGQIGQGAAISLYLFPVLVFVVWVHLRFVRRQAY